Proteins encoded by one window of Vibrio algicola:
- the cobA gene encoding uroporphyrinogen-III C-methyltransferase encodes MDTIKQFPMRKQQSIQAAPSMQALLTQATSQLSAGRVALIGAGPGDAELLTLKALSYLQQAEVVLYDYLVSDEIMALIPSTTILVCVGKKAGHHSVPQHKTNQLLVDFANQGYKVARIKGGDPFVFGRGGEELEVLAEAGIQFEVIPGITAAAGATAYAGIPLTHRDYAQSAMFITGHLKSEQDTLEWKTLARGNQTLVIYMGLMKSSHIQQQLIEHGRATTTPIAIIERGTHKNQKVLIGELSELASLAVQAQSPSLIVVGEVVKLAKKLSWFQQDDSANNIENIETSLNNSAVFTSLNPHQDKVISA; translated from the coding sequence ATGGATACGATTAAACAATTTCCAATGCGCAAGCAACAGAGCATACAAGCAGCTCCAAGTATGCAGGCTTTGCTAACCCAAGCAACCAGTCAATTATCTGCTGGTCGTGTTGCGCTTATTGGTGCCGGTCCAGGCGATGCTGAGCTACTCACCTTGAAGGCTTTATCTTATTTACAGCAAGCGGAAGTGGTGCTGTACGACTATCTTGTTTCTGATGAAATCATGGCATTAATTCCGAGTACCACCATTTTGGTTTGTGTGGGTAAAAAGGCCGGTCATCATAGCGTTCCACAACATAAAACCAATCAGCTTCTAGTCGATTTTGCCAACCAAGGTTATAAAGTCGCGCGGATCAAAGGCGGGGACCCATTTGTCTTTGGTCGTGGCGGAGAAGAATTAGAAGTGTTGGCCGAGGCGGGTATTCAATTTGAAGTGATCCCAGGTATTACTGCCGCTGCGGGTGCAACGGCTTATGCCGGTATCCCATTAACCCACCGTGATTACGCTCAATCGGCGATGTTTATTACCGGCCACCTTAAATCGGAACAAGATACGCTGGAATGGAAAACCTTAGCTCGTGGTAATCAAACCTTAGTCATTTATATGGGGTTGATGAAGTCGAGTCATATCCAACAACAATTGATTGAACATGGTAGAGCGACTACCACCCCTATCGCCATTATTGAACGTGGCACTCATAAAAATCAAAAAGTACTGATTGGTGAGCTATCCGAGCTTGCCAGTTTAGCCGTTCAGGCACAATCACCCTCATTAATAGTGGTGGGTGAAGTCGTGAAGTTGGCTAAAAAACTCAGCTGGTTTCAGCAAGATGATAGCGCCAATAATATCGAGAATATTGAAACCAGCCTCAATAACAGCGCAGTATTTACATCATTAAATCCACATCAAGATAAGGTGATATCTGCTTAA
- the rpsD gene encoding 30S ribosomal protein S4, protein MARYLGPKLKLSRREGTDLFLKSGVRAIDTKCKIDNAPGVHGARRGRLSEYGVQLREKQKVRRMYGVLEKQFRNYYKEAARLKGNTGANLLQLLEGRLDNVIYRMGFGATRAESRQLVSHKAILVNGKVVNVPSFKVSANDVVSIREKAKQQSRIKAALEVAEQREKPTWIEVDGGKMEGVFKRIPERSDLSADINEHLIVELYSK, encoded by the coding sequence ATGGCAAGATATTTGGGCCCTAAGCTTAAGCTTAGTCGTCGTGAAGGTACTGACTTATTCCTTAAGTCAGGTGTCCGCGCGATCGATACCAAGTGTAAAATTGATAACGCACCAGGTGTACACGGCGCTCGTCGCGGTCGTCTATCTGAGTATGGCGTTCAGCTTCGTGAGAAGCAAAAAGTTCGTCGTATGTACGGCGTACTAGAAAAACAATTCCGCAACTACTACAAAGAAGCTGCACGCCTTAAAGGCAATACAGGTGCAAACCTGCTTCAACTTCTTGAAGGTCGTTTAGATAATGTTATTTACCGTATGGGTTTCGGTGCTACTCGCGCTGAATCACGTCAATTAGTTAGCCATAAAGCTATCTTAGTAAATGGCAAAGTAGTTAACGTTCCTTCATTCAAAGTTTCGGCTAACGACGTTGTATCAATTCGTGAAAAAGCTAAACAGCAATCACGTATTAAAGCGGCTCTAGAAGTTGCTGAACAACGCGAAAAACCAACTTGGATTGAAGTAGATGGTGGCAAGATGGAAGGTGTGTTTAAACGCATCCCAGAACGTTCTGATCTATCTGCTGACATCAACGAACACTTGATCGTCGAACTTTACTCTAAGTAA
- a CDS encoding GNAT family N-acetyltransferase, with product MQWKCVKFAELSPLELYQLLRLRVDVFVVEQTCPYPELDGKDILAGVYHLIGYQENELVACARLLPQGVSFSEVSIGRVATNKNHRGAGLGHQLLQTAIESCLTYWPNCDITIGAQSHLEAYYQQHGFKKASEEYLEDDIPHIDMTRKNKD from the coding sequence ATGCAGTGGAAGTGTGTGAAATTTGCCGAGCTTAGCCCGTTAGAGCTTTATCAGTTATTGCGGCTAAGAGTTGATGTCTTTGTGGTGGAGCAAACCTGCCCTTATCCTGAACTCGATGGCAAAGACATACTAGCTGGGGTTTATCACTTAATAGGGTATCAAGAGAATGAGTTGGTGGCCTGTGCGCGCTTATTGCCACAAGGGGTCAGTTTTTCTGAGGTCAGTATTGGCCGAGTCGCAACTAATAAAAATCATCGAGGTGCAGGGTTAGGTCATCAACTGTTGCAAACCGCGATTGAATCTTGCTTAACATATTGGCCGAATTGCGATATCACCATTGGGGCACAATCGCATTTGGAAGCATATTATCAACAGCATGGATTTAAGAAAGCCAGTGAGGAATACCTTGAAGATGATATCCCTCATATTGATATGACGCGAAAAAATAAAGATTAA
- the rplQ gene encoding 50S ribosomal protein L17, which yields MRHRKSGRQLNRNSSHRKAMFSNMACSLVRHEVIKTTLPKAKELRRVVEPLITLAKSDSVANRRLAFARTRDNEVVAKLFTELGPRFASRQGGYTRILKCGFRTGDKAPMAYIELVDRPAAAEEAAE from the coding sequence ATGCGCCATCGTAAGAGTGGTCGTCAACTCAACCGCAACAGCAGCCATCGCAAAGCGATGTTTAGCAACATGGCTTGCTCTCTAGTTCGTCATGAAGTTATTAAGACGACTTTGCCTAAGGCAAAAGAGCTTCGCCGCGTAGTTGAGCCTTTGATTACATTAGCTAAGTCGGATAGCGTTGCTAACCGTCGTTTAGCATTTGCACGTACTCGTGATAACGAAGTCGTAGCAAAATTGTTTACTGAACTAGGTCCACGTTTTGCGAGCCGTCAAGGCGGATACACTCGCATCTTAAAATGTGGCTTCCGTACTGGTGATAAAGCTCCAATGGCTTACATTGAGCTTGTAGATCGTCCAGCTGCAGCTGAAGAAGCTGCTGAATAA
- a CDS encoding SLC13 family permease gives MWEKWLVLLLLASIIGSLIFTKCKPSFIFSAATLVAFMIGAVDLNGLAKNFTNSSLLTLVLLILASCALEKTRLISWISRHISKGKLGSVVSKLGLSTAFLSSFTNNTAVVVALIGAIKRNQSHAPSRLLIPLSYAAILGGTLTLIGTSTNLIINSFVVDAGLPSLSFFAPTCIGLAVLAGGVLVLIPLSYLLPTSDANEQDELPYFLEARVEKGSPLIGKSIAENNLRALRKLFLAEVIRDGLTLASVTPDLVLQEGDRLLFCGDVESVATLQEITGITLFGQHHLNGQSFIEVVVGQSASIRNKTLKSTQFRERFDAVVVAIRRGHERLEGGLGNVTLAAGDTLILVPGKGFHRARETHGKEFVLSNDLDSSAKLDSKKSTIVLLGFALAIGLSLMGLVPIIKALAAYIIVMLLMGAIGISELRRRFPLDIVVIVGSALSLAQLMMSSGLSAQMGDLFIYLFNGWGPMGALIATYLLTLVLTELITNNAAAALAFPIGYSMAMAYGIDPMPFIMAVLFGASASFISPYGYQTNLLVYSVGNYRMKDFIKVGVPMSLVYSTLVLMLIPYFFPF, from the coding sequence ATGTGGGAAAAATGGTTAGTGTTATTATTATTAGCGAGCATTATTGGTAGTTTAATTTTTACCAAGTGCAAACCTAGCTTTATTTTTTCCGCTGCCACGTTAGTTGCTTTTATGATTGGCGCGGTTGATCTCAATGGATTGGCGAAAAACTTCACCAACTCATCATTATTAACCTTAGTGTTATTAATTTTGGCATCTTGCGCGTTAGAAAAAACGCGCTTGATCAGTTGGATAAGTCGTCATATCTCCAAAGGGAAGCTAGGCAGTGTGGTGAGTAAGCTTGGTTTGTCGACCGCTTTTTTATCATCATTTACCAATAACACCGCAGTGGTGGTAGCCTTGATTGGCGCGATTAAGCGTAACCAATCCCACGCGCCATCACGCTTATTGATACCATTATCGTATGCGGCGATCTTAGGCGGAACCCTGACCTTAATTGGCACCTCTACCAACCTTATCATTAACAGTTTTGTGGTGGATGCCGGACTACCTAGCTTAAGCTTCTTTGCTCCAACTTGTATTGGCTTAGCGGTCTTGGCCGGTGGCGTGTTGGTATTGATCCCATTGAGTTATCTTTTACCAACCAGTGATGCTAATGAGCAAGATGAACTGCCTTATTTTTTAGAGGCTCGAGTTGAAAAAGGCTCTCCTTTAATTGGCAAGAGTATTGCCGAGAATAACCTGCGCGCGCTGCGTAAATTATTTTTGGCTGAGGTGATCCGAGATGGCCTAACCTTAGCTTCGGTAACCCCTGATTTAGTCTTGCAAGAAGGGGATCGCTTATTGTTCTGTGGTGATGTTGAAAGCGTGGCGACCTTACAAGAAATTACCGGTATCACTCTATTTGGTCAGCATCATTTAAACGGTCAAAGTTTTATTGAAGTAGTGGTAGGGCAATCGGCTTCGATTCGCAATAAAACCTTAAAATCAACCCAGTTTCGAGAGCGCTTTGATGCGGTGGTGGTGGCGATCCGCCGTGGGCATGAACGTCTTGAAGGCGGGCTAGGCAATGTCACATTAGCCGCAGGAGATACGTTAATTTTAGTACCCGGGAAAGGCTTTCATCGAGCGCGTGAAACGCATGGTAAAGAATTTGTCTTGAGTAACGATTTAGATAGCAGCGCTAAATTAGATAGCAAGAAATCCACCATAGTCTTACTGGGTTTTGCTTTAGCTATTGGGCTGTCTTTAATGGGGTTAGTACCTATTATTAAAGCGTTAGCCGCGTATATCATTGTGATGTTACTGATGGGCGCAATCGGTATTAGTGAGCTACGTCGTCGCTTTCCTTTGGATATCGTGGTGATTGTAGGGTCTGCATTATCGCTGGCACAATTAATGATGTCTTCAGGGTTATCGGCGCAAATGGGCGATTTATTCATTTATTTATTTAATGGTTGGGGACCGATGGGGGCATTGATTGCCACTTACCTACTGACTTTAGTTTTAACCGAACTTATCACCAATAACGCCGCAGCCGCTTTAGCTTTCCCGATCGGTTATAGCATGGCAATGGCGTATGGTATTGATCCTATGCCATTTATTATGGCGGTACTGTTTGGTGCCAGCGCCAGTTTTATTTCGCCTTATGGTTATCAAACCAATTTACTGGTGTATAGCGTTGGTAATTACCGTATGAAAGATTTTATTAAAGTAGGGGTGCCAATGTCGTTGGTGTATTCAACCTTAGTGTTGATGTTGATCCCGTATTTTTTCCCTTTTTAA
- the rpsK gene encoding 30S ribosomal protein S11 has protein sequence MAKQPTRTRKRVRKQVADGVAHIHASFNNTIVTITDRQGNALSWATAGGSGFRGSRKSTPFAAQVAAERAGEMAKEYGLKNLEVMVKGPGPGRESTIRALNALGYRITNIVDATPIPHNGCRPPKKRRV, from the coding sequence ATGGCAAAACAACCAACACGCACGCGTAAACGCGTTCGCAAGCAAGTAGCAGATGGCGTAGCGCACATCCATGCTTCTTTTAACAACACAATCGTGACCATTACTGACCGTCAAGGTAACGCTCTTTCTTGGGCTACCGCAGGTGGATCAGGTTTCCGTGGTTCTCGTAAATCTACGCCGTTCGCTGCACAGGTTGCTGCAGAACGCGCAGGTGAAATGGCCAAAGAATATGGCCTAAAGAACTTGGAAGTTATGGTTAAGGGCCCTGGTCCTGGTCGTGAGTCTACTATCCGTGCTTTAAACGCATTGGGTTACCGCATTACTAATATTGTTGATGCAACTCCGATCCCTCATAACGGTTGTCGTCCACCTAAGAAACGTCGCGTTTAA
- the cysN gene encoding sulfate adenylyltransferase subunit CysN produces MNAAVEAELAELGIEGYLTQHQYKSLMRFLTCGSVDDGKSTLIGRLLHDSKQIYEDQLAAVNNDSQRVGTTGERPDLALLVDGLQAEREQGITIDVAYRYFSTQKRKFIIADTPGHEQYTRNMATGASTCDVAVILIDARKGILDQTRRHSFIASLLGIRHFVVAVNKMDLVEYSQARFEEIRQQYFEFSKNLNQGIDIQLIPISALEGDNVVDQTENLAWYQGLPLLQILENIDLSQEHTQGEFRLPVQYVSRPNLDFRGFAGTIANGTIAVGDRVTALPSGKSSTVARIVTFDGDLDSARAGQAVTITLNDEIDISRGDLLVPQGASIKATNHFLADVVWMTEQPLVAGRQYDIKVAGKHTVGQLESIKHQYDINSLDQFEAQELPLNGIGLCEISLTETVALDHYTDCEDTGGFIFVDRLTNVTVGAGMIRERLSSQQSQSLSSSGGAGFEVELNALIRKHFPHWDAKDISQIFEPSSLHNKQ; encoded by the coding sequence ATGAACGCAGCAGTAGAGGCCGAGTTGGCCGAACTAGGTATCGAAGGGTATCTGACTCAACATCAATACAAATCATTAATGCGCTTTTTAACCTGTGGTTCGGTTGATGATGGTAAAAGCACCTTAATTGGCCGTTTGTTACATGACTCTAAGCAGATTTATGAAGATCAACTAGCAGCCGTCAATAACGATAGCCAGCGTGTAGGTACCACGGGTGAGCGCCCAGACTTAGCTTTGTTGGTCGATGGCCTGCAAGCTGAGCGTGAACAAGGCATTACCATTGATGTTGCCTATCGTTATTTCTCGACTCAAAAACGCAAATTTATTATTGCCGATACGCCTGGGCATGAGCAGTACACCCGTAATATGGCGACCGGTGCATCAACTTGTGATGTGGCGGTGATCTTAATTGATGCCCGTAAAGGGATTTTAGACCAGACCCGTCGTCACTCCTTTATTGCCAGTTTATTAGGTATTCGTCATTTTGTTGTTGCGGTGAATAAAATGGACTTGGTCGAGTATTCTCAAGCGCGCTTTGAAGAAATTCGCCAACAATATTTTGAATTTTCCAAAAACCTGAATCAAGGTATCGACATTCAATTGATCCCGATTTCGGCGTTAGAAGGCGATAACGTGGTCGATCAAACTGAGAATTTAGCTTGGTATCAAGGTTTACCATTACTGCAAATTTTAGAAAATATCGATTTAAGCCAAGAGCATACGCAAGGTGAGTTTCGCCTGCCGGTGCAATATGTCAGCCGCCCTAATTTAGATTTTCGTGGTTTTGCTGGCACCATTGCCAACGGCACTATTGCAGTTGGTGATCGCGTCACTGCTTTACCATCAGGTAAAAGTTCGACCGTGGCTCGTATAGTGACTTTTGATGGCGATCTTGATAGTGCGCGCGCCGGACAAGCGGTCACCATCACATTAAATGATGAAATTGATATCAGTCGTGGCGATTTATTGGTCCCGCAGGGCGCATCGATCAAAGCCACCAATCACTTCTTAGCCGATGTGGTATGGATGACGGAACAACCGTTAGTCGCAGGCCGTCAATACGATATTAAAGTTGCCGGTAAACATACGGTTGGACAATTGGAATCGATTAAACATCAATATGATATCAATAGCCTTGACCAATTTGAGGCGCAAGAGTTGCCGTTAAATGGGATTGGCCTATGTGAGATCTCGTTAACGGAAACCGTCGCATTAGATCACTATACCGATTGTGAAGATACCGGTGGTTTTATCTTTGTTGACCGCTTAACTAACGTCACCGTTGGAGCCGGGATGATCCGTGAGCGTTTATCGTCACAGCAATCTCAATCGTTGAGCTCAAGCGGTGGTGCAGGCTTTGAAGTGGAATTAAATGCCCTTATTCGTAAGCATTTTCCACATTGGGACGCGAAAGATATTAGCCAGATCTTTGAGCCATCATCGCTGCATAACAAGCAATAA
- the cysC gene encoding adenylyl-sulfate kinase, producing the protein MSQIEKSVALAANQTIEKDDNVIWHQHQVNKQTRAQLKSQKPAVLWFTGLSGAGKSTVAGALESALVARGYHTYLLDGDNVRHGLCRDLGFSAQDRRENIRRIGELAKLMADAGLIVLSAFISPHRAERQMVRELLPEGEFIEVFVNASLDVCEQRDPKGLYKKARAGEIANFTGIDSDYEAPLQAEIDLPAGEKSIDELVEQCLVALQDKGIIAV; encoded by the coding sequence ATGAGCCAAATTGAAAAAAGTGTCGCACTTGCAGCGAATCAAACGATTGAAAAAGATGACAATGTGATTTGGCATCAACATCAAGTTAATAAGCAAACACGGGCGCAATTAAAAAGCCAAAAGCCCGCTGTACTGTGGTTTACCGGTTTGTCTGGCGCAGGGAAATCCACTGTTGCAGGGGCGTTAGAATCGGCACTGGTGGCGCGCGGTTATCATACTTATTTGCTTGATGGAGACAATGTTCGCCATGGCTTATGCCGTGATCTGGGGTTTTCAGCCCAAGATCGTCGTGAAAATATTCGCCGTATTGGTGAATTAGCTAAATTGATGGCCGATGCGGGGCTGATTGTATTGTCGGCGTTTATTTCTCCTCATCGCGCGGAAAGACAAATGGTACGAGAATTACTGCCAGAAGGTGAGTTTATCGAAGTGTTTGTTAATGCTTCACTCGATGTGTGCGAGCAGCGCGATCCGAAAGGCTTATATAAAAAAGCGCGCGCTGGAGAAATTGCCAACTTTACCGGTATTGATTCCGATTATGAAGCGCCATTACAGGCCGAGATTGACTTGCCTGCCGGAGAGAAATCGATTGATGAACTGGTCGAGCAATGTTTAGTGGCGTTGCAAGATAAGGGAATTATCGCAGTGTAA
- a CDS encoding LysM-like peptidoglycan-binding domain-containing protein yields the protein MNQRNRQPSSFKQKLAENSVFGTLKTYWLSLPKLHQRALMILIPMVLILLLLPVGKSTPKQESIVKAVTQPKRVAVPVMINGVETTASKPKPKTEDKQNEKRISLGGNTGDDAKAEQQAKREISNNAGPEPWHNYTVSKGDTLSQVFRNNDLSLSDLNKLVAIEGKDKPLSQIKHGQQVRFKLTNRGDLDILQIEREDGAVLFFRLASGGFSRTE from the coding sequence GTGAATCAACGTAACCGACAACCATCGTCCTTTAAACAAAAACTAGCCGAAAATAGTGTTTTTGGCACGCTTAAGACTTATTGGCTAAGTTTGCCTAAATTACACCAACGTGCATTAATGATACTGATCCCAATGGTATTGATTTTGTTATTACTGCCGGTTGGCAAATCCACTCCAAAGCAGGAGTCGATAGTAAAGGCAGTGACGCAGCCAAAACGTGTCGCGGTGCCTGTGATGATCAATGGGGTCGAGACCACAGCATCAAAGCCAAAACCTAAAACCGAAGACAAACAAAATGAAAAACGTATTAGTCTTGGTGGCAATACCGGTGATGACGCGAAGGCGGAACAACAAGCTAAGCGCGAGATCTCCAATAATGCTGGGCCAGAACCGTGGCATAATTATACCGTGAGCAAAGGTGACACTCTTTCTCAGGTGTTTAGAAATAATGATTTATCTTTGTCCGATCTCAATAAATTAGTCGCGATCGAAGGAAAAGATAAGCCACTTAGTCAGATCAAGCATGGTCAGCAGGTTCGCTTTAAATTAACTAATCGTGGTGATCTGGATATTCTACAAATAGAGAGAGAAGATGGTGCGGTGCTATTTTTCCGTCTCGCCAGTGGTGGTTTTTCGCGGACGGAATAA
- a CDS encoding DNA-directed RNA polymerase subunit alpha, which translates to MQGSVTEFLKPRLVDIEQISTTHAKVTLEPLERGFGHTLGNALRRILLSSMPGCAVTEVEIEGVLHEYSTKEGVQEDILEVLLNLKGLAVSVAEGKDEVFITLNKSGSGPVVAGDIIHDGDVEIANPEHVICHLTDDNAEIAMRIKVERGRGYVPSSARIHTEEDERPIGRLLVDATYSPVDKIAYAVEAARVEQRTDLDKLVIDMETNGTLEPEEAIRRAATILAEQLDAFVDLRDVRVPEEKEEKPEFDPILLRPVDDLELTVRSANCLKAEAIHYIGDLVQRTEVELLKTPNLGKKSLTEIKDVLASRGLSLGMRLENWPPASIAED; encoded by the coding sequence ATGCAGGGTTCTGTAACAGAATTTCTTAAGCCACGTCTTGTTGACATCGAACAGATCAGCACGACACATGCAAAAGTAACTCTTGAGCCTTTAGAGCGTGGTTTTGGCCACACTTTAGGTAATGCACTTCGCCGTATTCTTTTATCTTCTATGCCAGGTTGTGCTGTAACAGAAGTTGAGATTGAAGGCGTTTTACACGAGTACAGCACCAAAGAAGGTGTTCAAGAGGATATCCTTGAGGTTCTTCTTAACCTGAAAGGTTTAGCTGTTAGTGTTGCCGAAGGCAAAGATGAAGTGTTCATTACACTAAATAAATCAGGCTCGGGCCCTGTTGTTGCAGGTGACATCATCCATGATGGTGATGTAGAGATCGCTAACCCAGAGCACGTTATTTGTCACCTAACGGATGACAATGCTGAGATCGCTATGCGTATCAAAGTAGAACGTGGTCGTGGTTATGTTCCGTCTTCAGCTCGTATCCATACTGAAGAAGATGAGCGTCCTATTGGTCGTCTACTTGTAGATGCAACTTACAGCCCAGTCGATAAAATCGCCTATGCTGTAGAAGCAGCTCGTGTAGAACAACGTACCGATTTAGACAAGCTTGTCATCGATATGGAAACAAATGGCACTTTGGAACCTGAGGAAGCAATTCGTCGTGCAGCTACCATTTTAGCTGAACAACTTGATGCGTTCGTAGATCTTCGTGATGTACGTGTACCAGAAGAGAAAGAAGAGAAGCCGGAGTTCGATCCTATTCTACTGCGTCCTGTAGACGATCTTGAACTAACAGTTCGCTCTGCTAACTGCTTGAAAGCAGAAGCGATTCACTACATCGGTGATCTTGTACAGCGTACTGAGGTTGAGCTTCTTAAAACGCCAAACCTTGGTAAGAAGTCTTTAACAGAGATTAAAGATGTTCTAGCGTCGCGCGGTCTTTCTCTAGGTATGCGCCTAGAAAACTGGCCACCAGCGTCGATTGCTGAAGATTAA
- a CDS encoding DUF2780 domain-containing protein, which translates to MKKIAVGLVTLSLIMSAPSYALFGLGEKDSDSVSKLSSQISDSAQNSSELVNSLKDQLGVSSTQAAGGAGALLALASNKLPATSGAELDGLSSQLGGLLNTAKSASSSLDSMAAVKSAFEKLGLDSAMVDQYAPIVLEYLNKEGASSGLMDSLTSLWK; encoded by the coding sequence ATGAAAAAAATAGCAGTAGGCTTAGTGACTCTTAGCCTTATCATGTCAGCACCAAGCTACGCATTGTTTGGTCTTGGTGAAAAAGATTCTGACTCAGTGAGCAAGCTAAGCTCTCAGATCAGCGATTCTGCTCAAAATAGCTCTGAATTAGTTAATAGCTTGAAAGATCAACTCGGGGTTAGTTCCACTCAAGCTGCGGGTGGTGCGGGCGCATTACTTGCTTTGGCTTCGAATAAATTACCCGCCACAAGTGGTGCTGAATTAGATGGTCTATCTTCACAGCTTGGCGGTTTACTTAATACCGCAAAATCAGCCAGTAGTTCATTAGATAGCATGGCGGCAGTAAAAAGCGCATTTGAAAAATTAGGTTTAGATAGTGCCATGGTCGACCAATATGCACCGATTGTACTTGAATACTTGAATAAAGAAGGGGCGAGCAGCGGTTTAATGGATTCATTAACTAGCCTTTGGAAGTAA
- the cysD gene encoding sulfate adenylyltransferase subunit CysD — MEQERLTHLQQLEAESIHIIREVAAEFDNPVMMYSVGKDSAVMLHLARKAFYPGKIPFPLLHVDTDWKFKEMIEFRDRTAKKYGFELLVHKNPEGIAMGCNPFVHGSSKHTDIMKTQGLKQALNHYGFDAAFGGARRDEEKSRAKERVYSFRDKHHGWDPKNQRPELWKTYNGQVNKGESIRVFPLSNWTELDIWQYIYLENIEIVPLYLSAVRPVVNRDGMLIMVDDDRFVFEQGEQVEQKSVRFRTLGCYPLTGAVESTAATLPEIIQEMLVATSSERQGRAIDHDQSGSMEMKKRQGYF, encoded by the coding sequence ATGGAACAAGAACGTTTAACTCACTTACAACAACTGGAAGCGGAAAGTATTCATATTATTCGTGAAGTTGCGGCTGAGTTTGATAACCCAGTGATGATGTATTCGGTGGGTAAAGATTCGGCGGTGATGTTGCATCTGGCACGTAAGGCTTTTTACCCAGGCAAGATCCCATTCCCTTTATTGCATGTCGATACCGATTGGAAATTCAAAGAAATGATTGAGTTTCGTGATCGCACCGCTAAGAAATACGGTTTTGAGTTGTTGGTGCATAAGAACCCTGAAGGCATCGCGATGGGGTGTAATCCTTTTGTGCATGGCTCATCCAAGCATACCGATATCATGAAAACTCAAGGCTTAAAACAAGCACTTAATCACTATGGTTTTGATGCGGCTTTTGGCGGCGCTCGTCGTGATGAAGAGAAATCTCGCGCCAAAGAACGCGTCTATTCATTCCGTGATAAGCACCATGGTTGGGATCCAAAAAATCAACGTCCTGAGCTATGGAAAACCTACAATGGTCAAGTTAATAAAGGGGAAAGCATTCGGGTGTTCCCACTTTCAAACTGGACTGAATTGGATATTTGGCAATATATCTATCTAGAAAATATTGAAATTGTGCCTTTGTATTTATCTGCAGTTCGCCCTGTGGTCAACCGTGATGGCATGTTGATTATGGTGGATGATGATCGCTTTGTATTTGAACAAGGTGAGCAGGTTGAGCAAAAAAGCGTGCGCTTTAGAACGCTCGGTTGTTACCCACTCACTGGTGCGGTGGAATCTACCGCGGCGACATTGCCTGAAATAATTCAAGAAATGTTGGTGGCGACATCGAGTGAAAGACAAGGACGAGCGATTGACCATGATCAGTCTGGCTCAATGGAAATGAAAAAACGCCAAGGCTACTTCTAA
- a CDS encoding FKBP-type peptidyl-prolyl cis-trans isomerase has protein sequence MSEVKLETVEQKASYGIGLQMGQQLAGSGLEGLSVAAIAKGIATSLTGDMPEIEVDDINNALRDLHTRAESQRAEVAKVAAADGEAFLADNALRSEVTVLESGLQYEVMTEGTGEIPTSDKQVRVHYHGQLTDGTVFDSSVQRGQPAEFPVTGVIAGWVEALQLMTVGSKWKLYIPQDLAYGERGAGAAIPPFAALVFEVELIAIL, from the coding sequence ATGTCTGAAGTTAAATTAGAAACAGTTGAACAAAAAGCAAGTTACGGTATTGGTCTACAAATGGGCCAACAACTTGCAGGTAGTGGCCTTGAAGGTCTTAGCGTCGCTGCTATCGCAAAAGGTATTGCGACTTCATTAACTGGTGACATGCCAGAAATCGAAGTTGACGACATCAATAATGCACTACGCGATCTACACACTCGTGCAGAATCACAACGCGCAGAAGTGGCTAAAGTAGCGGCTGCTGACGGTGAAGCATTCTTGGCTGACAATGCACTACGTTCGGAAGTTACCGTACTTGAGTCTGGTCTTCAATATGAAGTAATGACGGAAGGTACTGGCGAAATCCCAACTTCAGATAAGCAAGTACGCGTTCATTACCACGGTCAATTAACTGACGGTACGGTTTTCGACAGTTCAGTACAACGTGGTCAACCTGCAGAATTCCCAGTGACTGGCGTTATTGCTGGTTGGGTTGAAGCATTGCAACTTATGACGGTTGGCTCTAAGTGGAAATTATACATTCCGCAAGATCTTGCTTACGGTGAGCGTGGCGCTGGTGCGGCAATCCCACCTTTCGCAGCACTTGTATTTGAAGTTGAGCTAATTGCTATTCTTTAA